One window of Triticum dicoccoides isolate Atlit2015 ecotype Zavitan chromosome 5A, WEW_v2.0, whole genome shotgun sequence genomic DNA carries:
- the LOC119304111 gene encoding E3 ubiquitin-protein ligase WAV3-like, with amino-acid sequence MEAPDQENPCAICLGGMAAGGGQATFTAECSHTFHFNCISASVAHGHLVCPLCNARWRELPFLRPTAPVPQPQPRTLPRLGRPVPMHAVQPPSEPIASPPLMHGGMPPFPAQVPLPPHGHIMQHHQPPPPPPDAQIMQHHQPPPVHTVQHHQPPPEPAVVFDDDEQVEPASGQPADSTPAAASNGAVVVKTHAEYSAVARDSSSDNFAVLVHVKAPSMANTVAAGSDKPPPRAPLDLVTVLDVSGSMSGHKLALLKQAMRFVIDNLGPDDRLSIVSFSSEARRLTRLTRMSDAGKALAVSAVESLVARGGTNIAEGLRTAAKVLDERRHRNAVSSVVLLSDGQDTYTMMRRRGSSGVQTNNYEELVPPSFARTGADGEWSAPIHTFGFGNDHDAAAMHVIAEATGGTFSFIEKEAVIQDAFAQCIGGLLSVVVQEARIAVSCVHPGVRVVSVKSGRYESRVDEDGRAASVRVGELYADEERRFLLFLAVPRAEATDGDTTALVKVVFSYRNAATGAEVSVTAEDTAVARPEHAPSASERSVEVERERIRVEAAEDIAAARAAAERGEHQEAVEILENRQRALEQSEAAGDGDPMIMALGAELQEMRERVSDRQSYMRSGRAYMLAGMSAHQQQRATSRQMLEPEEQQTLMRARNGGPRRMIRRGVGSIAGGYRAAAPVAEASNEATMSYATPAMRAMLLRSRVARGASTEQGQQEEQPPMAGEEDAGSSEVKIQAPKET; translated from the exons ATGGAAGCCCCTGACCAG GAGAATCCTTGCGCCATCTGCCTCGGCGGCATGGCCGCCGGCGGCGGGCAGGCCACCTTCACGGCGGAGTGCTCACACACCTTCCACTTCAATTGCATCTCCGCCAGCGTCGCGCACGGCCACCTCGTCTGCCCGCTCTGCAACGCGCGCTGGCGAGAGCTGCCGTTCCTAAGACCCACCGCGCCGgtgccgcagccgcagccgcgtaCGCTGCCTAGGCTGGGTCGTCCCGTTCCCATGCACGCCGTGCAGCCTCCGAGCGAGCCCATAGCATCGCCTCCTCTCATGCACGGCGGGATGCCTCCGTTCCCAGCGCAGGTACCGCTGCCGccgcacgggcatatcatgcagcaccaccagccgccgccgccgccgccggatgcgCAAATCATGCAGCATCACCAGCCGCCGCCGGTGCACACCGTCCAGCATCATCAGCCGCCGCCCGAGCCTGCGGTCGTCTTCGACGACGACGAGCAGGTGGAGCCGGCCTCCGGGCAGCCAGCTGACAGCACACCGGCAGCTGCGTCGAACGGGGCAGTGGTCGTCAAGACGCACGCCGAGTACTCGGCCGTCGCCCGGGACTCGTCCAGCGACAACTTCGCCGTGCTCGTGCACGTCAAGGCTCCATCGATGGCCAACACCGTGGCGGCCGGCAGCGACAagccgccgccgcgcgcgccgctgGACCTCGTGACGGTGCTCGACGTCAGCGGCAGCATGAGCGGCCACAAGCTGGCGCTGCTGAAGCAGGCCATGCGGTTCGTCATCGACAACCTTGGCCCCGACGACCGCCTCTCCATCGTGTCCTTCTCCTCCGAGGCGCGCCGGCTGACCAGGCTCACGCGCATGTCGGACGCCGGGAAGGCACTGGCCGTGAGCGCCGTGGAGTCCCTCGTGGCGCGCGGCGGCACCAACATTGCCGAGGGGCTCCGCACGGCCGCCAAGGTGCTCGACGAGCGCCGGCACAGGAACGCCGTCTCCAGCGTCGTGCTCCTCTCCGACGGCCAAGACACCTACACCATGATGAGGCGCCGTGGATCGTCTGGCGTCCAGACCAACAACTATGAGGAGCTCGTCCCGCCCTCCTTCGCGCGCACTGGCGCTGACGGTGAGTGGTCCGCGCCGATCCACACCTTTGGCTTCGGCAACGACCACGACGCGGCCGCGATGCACGTCATAGCCGAGGCGACAGGCGGCACGTTCTCGTTCATCGAGAAAGAGGCTGTGATCCAGGACGCGTTCGCGCAGTGCATAGGCGGCCTGCTCTCCGTCGTGGTCCAGGAGGCGCGCATCGCCGTGTCGTGCGTGCACCCCGGCGTTCGTGTCGTGTCCGTCAAGTCCGGCCGTTACGAGAGCCGCGTCGACGAGGACGGCCGCGCTGCGTCTGTTCGAGTTGGGGAGCTCTACGCCGACGAGGAGAGGCGTTTCTTGCTGTTCCTGGCCGTGCCAAGAGCCGAAGCGACAGACGGCGACACCACTGCTCTGGTGAAAGTGGTCTTCAGCTACAGAAACGCGGCGACCGGCGCGGAGGTGAGCGTGACGGCCGAGGACACGGCGGTGGCGAGGCCAGAGCACGCGCCGAGCGCGTCGGAGCGGTCGGTGGAGGTGGAGCGGGAGCGCATCCGGGTGGAGGCGGCAGAGGACATCGCGgcagcgagggcggcggcggagcggggcgAGCACCAGGAGGCGGTGGAGATCCTTGAGAACCGTCAGCGAGCGCTGGAGCAGTCGGAGGCGGCAGGGGACGGCGACCCCATGATCATGGCACTGGGGGCCGAGCTGCAGGAGATGCGCGAGCGCGTGTCAGACCGGCAGAGCTACATGCGGTCGGGCCGGGCGTACATGCTGGCCGGCATGAGCGCGCACCAGCAGCAGCGCGCCACCTCCAGGCAGATGCTGGAGCCGGAGGAGCAGCAGACGTTGATGAGGGCGCGGAATGGTGGACCGAGGAGGATGATCAGAAGAGGAGTGGGGTCGATCGCGGGGGGATATAGGGCGGCGGCGCCAGTGGCCGAGGCGTCCAACGAGGCGACGATGTCGTACGCGACGCCGGCCATGCGCGCCATGCTGCTGCGCTCGCGTGTGGCGCGGGGGGCGTCGACCGAGCAAGGACAGCAGGAGGAGCAGCCGCCCATGGCCGGAGAAGAAGATGCCGGGAGCTCCGAAGTGAAGATCCAAGCCCCAAAGGAGACGTAA